GTACACCTATATGATATGCAAGCAGCTGCATCGGAATAACAGATACGATCGGTGCTACCAGTTCGTCAGACGCTGGAACTTCAATGATATCATCCGCCATGCCGCGAATGGTCTGATCACCTTCTGTTACTACCGCAATTACTTTTCCTTTTCGTGCTTTAATTTCCTGTATGTTGGAGACAACCTTTTCGTAATAGCTGTCACGTGTAGCGACAAAAACAACAGGTAGGTTTTCATCTACCAGTGCAATCGGACCGTGTTTCATTTCGGCTGCCGGATAACCTTCCGCGTGGATGTAGGATATTTCTTTCAGCTTTAATGCGCCTTCCAGTGCTACCGGGAAGTTATAACCACGTCCGAGGTAAAGGAAGTCACGGGCATCTTTATATTTATCAGCGATCTCTCTGATCTTATCATTTAATTTCAGGGCGGTTGCTACTTTTTCAGGAATAGCATCCAGCTCGTCGATCAGGTGCTGTAAGCGCTGCTGTGTGATGCTGCCTTTTTCCTGTGCGACCCTTAGTCCTATCATACACAGTACTGCGAGTTGGGCAGTGAATGCCTTCGTACTTGCCACACCTATTTCAGGACCAGCATGGGTATAAGCGCCGGCATGTGAGATACGTGCAATAGATGAACCTACTACGTTGCACACGCCAAGGATGATGGCGCCTTTTTCCTTCGCACTTTCAATGGCGACCAGGGTATCTGCAGTTTCGCCGGACTGTGACACTGCAATGATCACGTCACCTTCACCTACCACCGGATTTCGGTAACGAAATTCGGAGGCATATTCTACTTCTACCGGGATGCGGCACAGTTCTTCGATCATATACTCGGCTACCAGTCCTGCGTGCCAGGAAGTGCCACAGGCTACGATGATAATGCGTTTTGCCTGGCTCAGTAGCCTGGCATGTTCGCGTATACCACCCAGCGTGAGGGTGCCACTTTTGGCATCCAGGCGGCCGCGTAAGCTGTCAAACAGTGTTTGTGGCTGTTCAAAGATCTCTTTCAGCATGAAATGATCATATCCACCTTTTTCGATGGCTGCCAGTTCAATATCCAGTTTCTGGATATAAGGTGTTTGACGTTCGTTGGAGATATTTTTGAGGATCAGTTCATCTGCTTTGATAATGGCAATCTCATAGTCATTTACATAGACCACTTCTTTTGTATATTCCACGATAGGAGAGGCATCAGAAGCAAGGAAGTGTTCTCCTTTACCAA
The DNA window shown above is from Chitinophaga agri and carries:
- the glmS gene encoding glutamine--fructose-6-phosphate transaminase (isomerizing), with translation MCGIVAYIGQREAYPIVLKGLKRLEYRGYDSAGVALLNGGLKVYKKKGKVAELEDFLSGKDVHSHVAIGHTRWATHGEPSDRNSHPHTSGNGKLAMIHNGIIENYAMLKQELLKKGHTFKSDTDTEVLIHFIEEIQQSNQCGLEEALRIALKRVVGAYVIVLVDQDNPDTLIAARKGSPLVIGVGKGEHFLASDASPIVEYTKEVVYVNDYEIAIIKADELILKNISNERQTPYIQKLDIELAAIEKGGYDHFMLKEIFEQPQTLFDSLRGRLDAKSGTLTLGGIREHARLLSQAKRIIIVACGTSWHAGLVAEYMIEELCRIPVEVEYASEFRYRNPVVGEGDVIIAVSQSGETADTLVAIESAKEKGAIILGVCNVVGSSIARISHAGAYTHAGPEIGVASTKAFTAQLAVLCMIGLRVAQEKGSITQQRLQHLIDELDAIPEKVATALKLNDKIREIADKYKDARDFLYLGRGYNFPVALEGALKLKEISYIHAEGYPAAEMKHGPIALVDENLPVVFVATRDSYYEKVVSNIQEIKARKGKVIAVVTEGDQTIRGMADDIIEVPASDELVAPIVSVIPMQLLAYHIGVLKGFDVDKPRNLAKSVTVE